The following are encoded in a window of Ricinus communis isolate WT05 ecotype wild-type chromosome 4, ASM1957865v1, whole genome shotgun sequence genomic DNA:
- the LOC8289484 gene encoding ABC transporter I family member 6, chloroplastic produces MAALHLSFLSQSPPSLQFKSSSLDLQLSTYPAAPTLRFPSIHNRRRRCCWRSLHLVNATLSAAVETIDGTASREKTPLLEVKDLTAVIAESKQEILKGVNLVVHEGEVHAVMGKNGSGKSTFSKVLVGHPDYEVTGGSVVFKGENLLDMEPEERSLAGLFMSFQSPVEIPGVNNIDFLNMAYNARRKKLGLPELGPIEFYAYLFPKLELVNMKSDFLNRNVNEGFSGGEKKRNEILQLAVLGADLAILDEIDSGLDIDALKDVAKAVNGILTPKNSVLMITHYLRLLEFIHPTYIHIMEDGRIVKTGDISIAKVLEKEGYKAITPS; encoded by the exons ATGGCTGCCCTCCACTTAAGCTTCCTCTCACAGTCTCCTCCTTCTCTTCAATTCAAATCTTCCTCCCTAGATCTTCAGCTCTCTACTTATCCCGCCGCTCCGACTCTCCGTTTCCCTTCCATCCACAACCGCCGCCGCCGCTGCTGCTGGAGGTCTCTTCATCTGGTCAACGCCACTCTCTCTGCTGCTGTAGAGACTATCGATGGTACCGCCAGCCGTGAGAAGACACCGCTACTTGAGGTGAAAGATTTAACTGCAGTTATTGCTGAATCGAAGCAGGAGATTCTCAAGGGCGTGAATCTTGTTGTCCATGAAGGAGAG GTTCATGCTGTTATGGGAAAGAATGGTTCCGGGAAGAGCACATTTTCCAAG GTTCTTGTTGGCCATCCAGATTATGAAGTGACCGGAGGCAGTGTTGTGTTTAAAGGGGAGAACTTGCTTGACATGGAGCCAGAGGAAAGGTCTCTTGCTGGGCTTTTTATGAGCTTCCAATCCCCAGTTGAGATCCCAGGTGTGAACAATATTGACTTTCTTAATATGGCATATAATGCTCGAAGGAAAAAACTTGGTCTTCCAGAGCTTGGACCAATTGAG TTCTATGCTTACCTGTTTCCGAAACTCGAGCTTGTGAACATGAAGAGTGACTTTCTTAACAGAAATGTAAATGAAGGATTTAGTGGTGGTGAAAAAAAGCGCAATGAAATTTTACAACTTGCA GTTCTAGGTGCAGACTTGGCCATATTGGATGAAATTGATTCCGGGTTGGATATTGATGCACTCAAAGATGTTGCAAAAGCAGTAAATGGGATCTTGACACCAAAGAactctgttttgatgattacTCATTATCTACGGCttttggaatttattcacccTACATATATCCATATTATG GAGgatggtagaattgtaaagacAGGGGATATCTCTATAGCAAAGGTTCTTGAAAAGGAAGGTTACAAGGCAATTACTCCCTCTTAA